In a genomic window of Aggregatimonas sangjinii:
- a CDS encoding L-serine ammonia-lyase, with protein sequence MECISIFDMLKIGIGPSSSHTLGPWRAAERWIAELKATQLFEKVIKVQVHVYGSLSLTGKGHATDYAIVLGLTGADPEFIPVTDIHQIVRKVKESGTLVFGNIRTIPFKPAVDILFHRKFLPFHANGLKFECTLGDGKKKSKTYYSIGGGFVVTEERKNAKRKIADFKTFPYPIEKGTQLLEYCTRERKSISEIVLENERSLRSDTELDKQLLRIWDTMLECMFIGCRTEGNLPGGLNVRRRAFDMHQKLKGEIPHENPRQWLTSIRNTEVKFRQILQWVSCFALAVNEVNASLGRVVTAPTNGSAGVIPAVLMYYLAIENHKADFQEIKRFLLVAGEIGSIFKKGATISAAMGGCQAEIGVSSAMAAGALTELLGGTPAQVLMAAEIAMEHHLGLTCDPIGGLVQIPCIERNSMGAIKAINAAELALGSNPEEAKVPLDKVVQTMWETAKDMSSKYKETSEGGLAVGVFLSDC encoded by the coding sequence ATGGAATGCATCAGCATTTTTGATATGCTCAAAATCGGGATAGGCCCTTCCAGCTCGCACACTCTAGGACCATGGCGGGCCGCCGAACGATGGATTGCGGAGCTTAAAGCGACCCAATTATTTGAAAAGGTCATAAAAGTACAGGTTCATGTTTACGGCTCCCTTTCCTTGACCGGTAAGGGCCATGCGACCGATTATGCCATTGTATTGGGACTAACCGGTGCCGATCCAGAATTTATTCCGGTTACCGATATTCATCAAATTGTTCGAAAGGTAAAGGAATCCGGAACATTGGTTTTTGGAAATATCAGAACCATCCCTTTTAAACCTGCCGTAGATATACTTTTTCATAGGAAATTCCTCCCCTTTCATGCAAATGGACTCAAGTTCGAGTGCACGTTGGGAGATGGTAAAAAAAAATCGAAAACCTACTACTCCATAGGCGGAGGTTTTGTCGTAACCGAAGAACGTAAAAACGCCAAGCGAAAGATCGCGGACTTCAAAACGTTCCCCTACCCTATAGAAAAGGGTACCCAGCTTTTGGAATACTGTACCAGGGAACGAAAGTCGATTTCAGAAATCGTTCTTGAAAATGAAAGGTCTTTGCGTAGTGATACGGAACTAGATAAACAATTACTGCGAATTTGGGATACCATGCTGGAATGTATGTTCATCGGCTGTCGTACAGAAGGCAATTTACCTGGTGGTCTTAATGTACGCCGCAGGGCATTTGACATGCATCAAAAATTAAAAGGAGAGATTCCCCATGAAAACCCTCGTCAATGGCTAACATCCATACGCAACACCGAAGTCAAGTTCCGGCAGATTCTGCAATGGGTCAGTTGCTTCGCACTTGCGGTAAACGAGGTTAATGCCTCCTTGGGTCGGGTAGTCACCGCACCCACAAATGGCAGTGCAGGAGTGATTCCCGCTGTTTTGATGTACTACTTGGCTATTGAGAACCACAAAGCGGATTTTCAAGAAATCAAGCGTTTTTTATTGGTCGCTGGCGAGATCGGGAGCATTTTCAAGAAGGGCGCGACCATATCGGCCGCTATGGGCGGGTGTCAGGCAGAAATAGGCGTATCATCGGCTATGGCAGCAGGCGCTTTGACCGAACTTTTGGGCGGGACTCCGGCTCAGGTGTTAATGGCAGCGGAAATCGCAATGGAACATCATTTAGGACTTACTTGCGACCCCATTGGCGGACTTGTACAAATTCCCTGTATCGAACGAAATTCTATGGGGGCCATCAAGGCAATCAACGCTGCCGAACTGGCATTGGGCAGTAATCCGGAAGAAGCCAAAGTACCTTTGGACAAGGTCGTGCAAACTATGTGGGAAACCGCAAAAGACATGAGTTCAAAGTACAAAGAGACCTCTGAAGGCGGTTTGGCGGTCGGTGTGTTTCTGAGCGATTGCTAG
- a CDS encoding PaaI family thioesterase — MEDAKEKILRICNESTKNTMMETLQIEYTDVGENFLVGKMPVNPKVHQPDGVLHGGAMVALAESVGSTASYVFLDGQNFFVRGIEISANHVKSIREGEVFAKAIIVHKGRTTQLWDIKITDAEENLISVCKLTTIALPRK; from the coding sequence ATGGAAGACGCTAAAGAAAAAATACTCCGGATTTGTAACGAATCTACAAAAAATACGATGATGGAGACTTTGCAAATCGAATATACAGACGTAGGTGAGAACTTTCTCGTGGGTAAAATGCCGGTGAACCCAAAAGTGCATCAGCCCGATGGCGTATTGCATGGCGGGGCCATGGTCGCACTTGCCGAAAGTGTTGGTAGCACCGCTTCCTACGTATTTTTGGATGGACAGAACTTTTTCGTTCGCGGAATCGAGATTTCCGCAAATCACGTCAAAAGCATACGGGAAGGGGAAGTCTTTGCGAAGGCCATTATTGTTCATAAAGGCCGCACGACCCAATTATGGGACATCAAGATTACCGATGCCGAGGAGAACCTCATCTCAGTTTGTAAATTGACCACAATCGCCTTGCCCAGAAAGTGA
- a CDS encoding alpha/beta hydrolase, protein MALLEKQTTYTSTNSYATLNKLTAQTMNIWIVLHGIGYLSRYFLRYFDELDAAHNYIIAPQAPSKYYLKNEYRHVGASWLTKENTQQEIENVLAYLDGVMAQEDLPADRKLIILGFSQGVSIATRWMASRKLPFNHLILYAGGIPKELVPEDFDFLDQHKTKVSVLVGNKDEYLTPAVLQKESVRIDALFKGRAVQTIFEGGHEVKKELLHQFA, encoded by the coding sequence ATGGCCCTACTCGAAAAACAAACCACATACACCAGCACGAACTCCTACGCCACCTTGAACAAACTCACCGCACAGACAATGAATATTTGGATCGTGCTGCATGGCATAGGTTACCTGAGCCGCTATTTTTTAAGGTATTTTGACGAACTGGATGCCGCTCATAACTATATTATCGCACCACAGGCCCCTTCGAAATATTATTTGAAAAATGAATATCGCCATGTAGGGGCGAGTTGGTTAACAAAAGAGAACACGCAACAGGAGATAGAAAACGTTTTGGCCTATTTGGATGGTGTTATGGCGCAAGAGGATTTACCAGCGGATCGTAAGCTCATTATTCTGGGGTTTTCCCAGGGAGTTTCCATAGCGACACGGTGGATGGCCAGTCGAAAGTTGCCCTTTAATCATCTGATACTGTATGCCGGTGGAATACCGAAGGAGCTTGTTCCTGAGGATTTCGACTTTCTGGATCAGCACAAAACGAAAGTTTCCGTATTAGTGGGCAACAAAGATGAATACCTGACCCCGGCTGTATTGCAAAAGGAGTCCGTTAGAATAGATGCGCTATTCAAGGGCCGTGCCGTACAAACGATATTCGAAGGAGGGCATGAAGTGAAGAAAGAACTGTTACATCAATTTGCATAG
- a CDS encoding DUF1080 domain-containing protein has product MNIKSKLSGVVLLLFVTVFSTIAAQDTKSLEGTWDMVIFQEGKELPSWLEIKHSGVNTLVGRFVYAFGSARPISEVKLNDETFRFSIPRQWEPQGQDMEFEGMRDGDGLKGTMVYTDGKKYDWTATRAPKLIYVEDPKWGEPIALFNGSDLTGWKALGENQWIVEDGVLKSPKSGANLVSEKEFKDFKVHVEFQVPEGSNSGFYLRGRYEVQITDDFGKDPSSVLFGGVYGFLIPNEMAAKPAGEWQFYDITLIGRRVTVVANGQTIINEQNIPGITGGALDSKEGEPGPFLIQGDHGPVSFRAITVIPRVD; this is encoded by the coding sequence ATGAACATCAAATCAAAATTGTCGGGCGTAGTGCTTTTACTTTTTGTAACCGTTTTTTCGACCATTGCCGCACAAGACACCAAAAGCTTGGAAGGCACTTGGGATATGGTCATTTTTCAGGAAGGCAAAGAATTGCCATCTTGGTTAGAAATCAAACATTCAGGCGTAAATACTTTGGTCGGCAGGTTCGTATATGCCTTCGGAAGTGCGAGACCTATTTCGGAAGTGAAGTTGAATGATGAAACGTTTCGTTTTTCCATCCCGCGCCAATGGGAACCGCAAGGTCAGGATATGGAATTTGAGGGAATGCGCGATGGTGACGGTTTAAAAGGAACAATGGTCTACACCGATGGAAAAAAATACGATTGGACGGCTACCCGAGCGCCTAAATTAATCTATGTTGAAGACCCCAAGTGGGGCGAACCTATCGCACTGTTTAATGGAAGCGATTTAACCGGATGGAAAGCCCTTGGAGAAAATCAATGGATTGTCGAAGATGGTGTTTTAAAGAGTCCTAAATCTGGTGCTAATCTCGTGTCGGAAAAAGAGTTTAAAGATTTTAAGGTACATGTAGAGTTCCAGGTCCCGGAAGGTAGTAATAGTGGATTTTATCTGCGGGGACGGTACGAAGTGCAGATTACCGATGATTTCGGCAAAGATCCCTCCAGCGTGTTGTTCGGGGGCGTCTATGGTTTTTTGATACCAAATGAAATGGCGGCAAAACCAGCAGGCGAATGGCAGTTTTACGACATTACCCTAATCGGAAGGCGGGTTACCGTCGTCGCCAATGGCCAGACCATCATAAATGAACAGAATATACCCGGTATAACTGGTGGGGCATTGGATAGTAAAGAGGGTGAACCTGGACCTTTTTTAATTCAGGGCGATCATGGTCCTGTGTCATTCCGAGCGATTACGGTTATCCCGCGGGTTGATTAG
- a CDS encoding GNAT family N-acetyltransferase, which yields MEKFPRLETHRLVLDQIITADIPDIVAYAGNKKITDNTRTMPHPYFAEDAISWINMANQGFRNKDNYIFAIRDKANNSFMGGIGLTLETAHNRAEIGYWIAEQFWNMGYTSEAVTAMLKFGFQELQLNKIVAAYISTNVASGKIMVKNGMVKEGEFKDHDIKNGEYVTLIHYGLLKKDFES from the coding sequence ATGGAGAAATTTCCACGTCTTGAGACGCATCGGCTTGTATTAGATCAAATCATAACTGCCGATATCCCGGATATAGTAGCCTATGCCGGCAATAAAAAAATTACCGATAATACGCGCACCATGCCTCACCCCTACTTCGCCGAGGATGCCATTTCTTGGATCAACATGGCCAACCAAGGTTTTAGAAATAAAGACAATTATATTTTTGCCATACGGGACAAGGCGAATAATTCCTTTATGGGCGGTATCGGGCTAACCCTAGAGACAGCACACAATCGCGCCGAAATCGGATATTGGATCGCAGAACAATTTTGGAATATGGGTTATACTTCCGAAGCTGTTACGGCAATGTTGAAGTTTGGTTTTCAGGAATTGCAATTGAACAAGATAGTTGCCGCCTACATTAGCACAAATGTCGCTTCCGGAAAAATTATGGTCAAGAACGGAATGGTAAAAGAAGGCGAATTTAAAGACCATGATATTAAAAATGGTGAGTATGTAACCCTTATTCATTACGGATTACTGAAAAAAGATTTCGAATCATAA
- a CDS encoding Y-family DNA polymerase produces the protein MIALVDCNSFYASCEQVFRPDLIGRPVVVLSNNDGCIIAANKEAKALAHIPMYEPIFKIKQQLVDNDVTFFSSNYTLYAEMSQRVVNILHRFSPTVEVYSIDESFLDLGASRVQTYQACGQDLKQTIFRDTGLPVGVGIAPTRVLAKLANKMSKKLPEFDHVCVLQTEKDRLRALRWCSINDVWGIGKRHADRLRRIGVHTALDFTRLPLAWVRKEMTVVGERIWRELQGERATELIIDPRIKKGIGTAKSFGKKLKDIGLIEEACAYYVSEVAEVLRSQHSCASTLQISLTTNYHSNKDAQYSNSITITLKIPTDDTFVLISEATKALRAIFKPGYRYKKVGVNLLGIIPNDHLQGNLFEDFSMNSGSLSKTLDQLNVKYGKATVGSGTLGRRKKEWELIKEDRSPRYTTQWKELLTIKV, from the coding sequence ATGATTGCATTGGTAGATTGTAATAGTTTTTATGCGTCCTGCGAGCAGGTTTTTCGTCCCGACCTTATCGGCAGGCCCGTTGTGGTACTCAGCAATAATGATGGCTGTATCATTGCTGCCAATAAGGAGGCAAAAGCGCTGGCACATATACCAATGTACGAGCCAATCTTTAAAATCAAGCAACAGCTTGTTGATAATGACGTTACCTTTTTCTCCTCAAATTATACGTTGTATGCCGAAATGTCGCAGCGTGTTGTGAATATTCTTCATCGCTTTTCGCCGACCGTGGAAGTGTACAGTATCGACGAGTCATTTTTGGATTTGGGAGCGAGTAGGGTACAGACCTATCAAGCTTGTGGCCAAGACCTAAAGCAGACTATTTTCCGCGATACCGGTCTCCCCGTCGGTGTAGGAATAGCACCTACAAGGGTTCTCGCCAAATTAGCGAATAAAATGTCTAAGAAGCTTCCCGAGTTCGATCATGTGTGTGTGCTACAGACAGAAAAAGACAGATTGAGGGCGTTGCGTTGGTGTAGCATCAATGATGTTTGGGGAATCGGTAAAAGGCACGCTGATCGTTTGCGGCGTATTGGGGTTCATACGGCCTTAGACTTTACGCGTTTGCCTTTAGCTTGGGTACGAAAGGAAATGACCGTTGTAGGGGAGCGCATCTGGCGAGAACTGCAAGGGGAGCGCGCTACGGAACTCATTATCGATCCGCGTATAAAAAAGGGTATCGGAACAGCGAAATCTTTCGGAAAAAAGCTGAAGGATATTGGCTTGATTGAAGAGGCTTGTGCGTATTACGTTTCAGAGGTCGCCGAAGTATTGCGTAGTCAGCATTCCTGCGCATCGACACTCCAAATATCCTTAACGACCAACTACCACAGCAATAAAGATGCACAATATTCAAACTCGATTACGATAACCCTAAAAATACCCACTGATGATACTTTTGTTTTGATTTCCGAGGCGACAAAGGCGCTTCGAGCAATATTCAAACCAGGCTATCGGTACAAGAAAGTTGGTGTCAATTTGTTGGGAATCATTCCGAACGATCATTTGCAAGGTAACTTGTTCGAAGACTTCTCCATGAACAGCGGTTCGCTCTCGAAAACCTTGGATCAGTTGAACGTCAAGTATGGTAAGGCCACGGTCGGTTCTGGTACTTTGGGACGGCGGAAGAAAGAATGGGAATTGATTAAGGAGGACCGGAGCCCCAGATATACTACACAGTGGAAGGAATTATTGACTATAAAGGTATAA
- the dnaK gene encoding molecular chaperone DnaK, with the protein MSKIIGIDLGTTNSCVSVMEGNEPVVIPNAEGKRTTPSVIAFVEGGEIKVGDPAKRQAVTNPHNTIYSIKRFMGNKYSESKKEAERVPYKVVKGDNDTPRVDIDGRLYTPQELSAMILQKMKKTAEDYLGQTVTRAVVTVPAYFNDAQRQATKEAGEIAGLTVERIINEPTAASLAYGMDKKDTDQKIVVFDFGGGTHDVSILELGDGVFEVLSTDGDTHLGGDDVDQKIIDWLADEFKKDESIDLRDDAMALQRLREAAEKAKIELSSSAQTEINLPYVTATASGPKHLVRTLTRAKFEQLIADLVKRTIEPCQTALKAAGLSKSDIDEIILVGGSTRIPAVQEAVEKFFGKAPSKGVNPDEVVAIGAAIQGGVLTGDVKDVLLLDVTPLSLGIETMGNVFTKLIEANTTIPTKKSQVFSTAADNQPSVEIHVLQGERGMAADNKTIGRFHLDGIPPAQRGTPQIEVTFDIDANGIIKVSATDKATNKSQDIRIEASSGLTEEEIKKMKADAEANADADKAAREKADKLNEADSMIFQTEKQLTEFGDKLSDDKKKPIEEALEELKKAYESKDIAVVTPALDKINEAWKVASEEMYKAQAEAQQNGAAPEGEATADAGGSPEGDNVEDVDFEEVK; encoded by the coding sequence ATGAGTAAAATTATTGGAATAGATTTAGGAACAACGAACTCTTGCGTTTCTGTGATGGAAGGTAACGAGCCCGTTGTTATACCGAATGCAGAGGGGAAGAGAACGACGCCATCTGTAATCGCCTTTGTTGAAGGCGGTGAAATTAAAGTAGGAGACCCTGCGAAAAGACAGGCGGTAACCAATCCGCATAATACCATATACTCCATCAAACGTTTTATGGGGAACAAATACTCCGAATCCAAAAAAGAAGCGGAACGCGTACCTTATAAAGTTGTAAAAGGAGACAACGATACACCACGTGTAGATATCGATGGCCGTTTATACACACCTCAGGAATTGTCGGCCATGATTCTTCAAAAAATGAAGAAAACGGCCGAGGACTATCTTGGCCAAACTGTAACACGTGCCGTGGTTACCGTACCGGCTTATTTTAACGACGCACAAAGGCAAGCTACGAAGGAAGCTGGCGAAATCGCTGGTCTTACTGTAGAGCGTATCATTAATGAGCCGACTGCTGCTTCTTTGGCCTACGGAATGGATAAAAAGGATACCGATCAGAAAATCGTAGTTTTCGATTTTGGTGGAGGTACACACGACGTTTCGATTTTGGAATTGGGCGACGGTGTTTTTGAAGTACTTTCTACCGATGGTGATACCCATTTGGGTGGTGATGATGTAGATCAAAAAATCATCGATTGGTTGGCAGATGAGTTCAAGAAAGACGAAAGTATCGATCTCCGTGACGATGCAATGGCCTTGCAACGTTTACGCGAAGCTGCAGAAAAAGCGAAGATCGAATTATCATCTTCTGCACAGACCGAAATCAACCTACCATACGTTACGGCTACAGCTTCTGGGCCAAAGCACCTGGTAAGAACATTGACAAGAGCGAAATTCGAACAGTTGATCGCCGACTTGGTAAAAAGAACGATCGAACCTTGCCAGACGGCATTGAAAGCAGCCGGTCTATCAAAAAGTGATATCGATGAGATTATTTTGGTAGGTGGTTCGACCCGTATTCCCGCCGTTCAGGAAGCAGTGGAGAAGTTTTTTGGAAAAGCACCCTCAAAAGGTGTGAATCCTGATGAAGTGGTCGCCATTGGTGCCGCCATTCAAGGTGGTGTATTGACAGGTGATGTAAAGGATGTATTGTTATTGGATGTTACACCATTGTCGTTGGGTATCGAAACCATGGGGAATGTTTTCACCAAACTGATCGAAGCGAACACCACCATACCAACTAAAAAATCACAAGTGTTTTCTACCGCAGCGGACAATCAGCCTTCGGTCGAGATACATGTGTTGCAAGGTGAGCGTGGTATGGCTGCTGACAACAAGACTATCGGACGTTTTCATTTAGATGGCATTCCACCGGCACAGCGTGGAACACCACAGATAGAAGTTACTTTCGATATCGACGCGAACGGAATCATCAAAGTCTCCGCTACGGATAAAGCAACGAACAAATCGCAGGACATTCGAATCGAAGCGTCATCGGGATTAACCGAGGAGGAAATCAAAAAGATGAAAGCCGATGCGGAAGCGAATGCCGACGCCGACAAAGCCGCAAGAGAAAAGGCGGATAAGTTGAACGAAGCCGATAGCATGATTTTCCAAACGGAAAAACAATTGACCGAGTTTGGCGATAAGCTATCCGATGACAAGAAGAAGCCTATCGAGGAAGCTTTGGAAGAATTGAAGAAGGCTTATGAAAGTAAGGATATAGCAGTGGTTACGCCTGCCTTGGACAAGATCAATGAAGCTTGGAAGGTAGCCTCGGAAGAAATGTACAAGGCTCAAGCCGAAGCACAGCAAAATGGTGCCGCGCCAGAAGGTGAGGCAACAGCAGATGCAGGAGGAAGTCCGGAAGGTGACAATGTCGAAGACGTAGACTTCGAAGAAGTCAAGTAA
- a CDS encoding GNAT family N-acetyltransferase translates to MKTVFTLEDERVRLSPLQSDSYEALWPIARQEKLVQYSPGNVASPEGLKAYVAAALKQQQQQSSIPFIIYDKVQQAYAGTTRYMHIDKKNNVLHIGATWIGKEFHGSGLNDHMKFLMLNHAFDEMGFEKVEFRIDERNIKSRKAVEKLGAILEGTLRKNVFLEDGFKRDTCCYGILKEEWAATRKEFTLPL, encoded by the coding sequence GTGAAAACGGTATTTACCTTAGAAGATGAGAGAGTACGACTGAGCCCGCTGCAATCGGATAGTTACGAAGCGTTGTGGCCCATAGCTAGACAGGAAAAATTGGTACAATATTCCCCTGGTAATGTGGCATCGCCAGAGGGCCTTAAAGCATACGTGGCCGCGGCTCTAAAGCAGCAGCAGCAACAAAGCAGCATCCCTTTTATTATCTATGACAAGGTTCAACAAGCGTATGCGGGAACTACGCGCTATATGCATATCGATAAAAAGAACAACGTTTTACATATCGGTGCTACTTGGATAGGAAAGGAATTTCACGGCAGTGGCCTAAATGACCATATGAAATTCTTGATGCTAAACCACGCCTTCGACGAAATGGGTTTCGAAAAAGTAGAATTTCGTATTGATGAGCGCAACATAAAATCGAGAAAAGCAGTAGAGAAATTAGGTGCCATTTTGGAAGGCACACTACGAAAGAACGTTTTTCTTGAGGACGGATTCAAACGCGATACCTGTTGCTATGGAATCTTAAAGGAGGAATGGGCAGCGACAAGAAAAGAATTTACTCTTCCTCTTTAA
- the speB gene encoding agmatinase: protein MKKIYIQGIPYDAKSSYQRGPELAPPRIREALHSGSMNLFSENGISIENEMVVDHGDFAIAEYLDIEKIIKRNLQNGDKLFTLGGDHSITFPIIKALHEHYPKLDILHIDAHADLYDNYEGDPYSHACPFARIMENGLAVRLVQVGIRTLNTHQAEQAEKFNVEIHPMRKLDLHSIKTFKNPLYISLDMDGFDPAFAPGVSHHEPGGLSSRQVIDLIQNIDAQVIGADIVEYNPKRDFQNMTAFLAAKMMKEIIGKMLEI, encoded by the coding sequence ATGAAAAAAATATATATTCAAGGTATACCATACGATGCCAAATCATCCTATCAACGGGGTCCCGAATTAGCGCCACCCCGAATTCGGGAAGCGTTGCACTCCGGTTCGATGAACCTTTTTTCCGAAAATGGAATTTCCATAGAAAATGAAATGGTGGTAGACCATGGCGATTTTGCCATAGCCGAGTACCTCGATATTGAAAAAATCATCAAAAGAAACCTTCAAAACGGCGATAAGCTATTTACCCTGGGTGGAGACCATTCCATCACCTTCCCTATTATCAAAGCGCTCCACGAACATTACCCAAAGTTGGATATTCTGCACATTGATGCACATGCAGACCTATATGACAATTACGAAGGTGACCCCTATTCCCACGCCTGCCCCTTTGCCAGAATTATGGAAAATGGTCTTGCCGTTCGACTAGTTCAAGTGGGTATCCGAACTTTAAATACCCATCAGGCCGAACAAGCCGAAAAATTCAATGTAGAAATACATCCAATGAGAAAATTGGATTTACATAGCATCAAAACCTTCAAAAATCCGCTCTATATTTCTTTGGACATGGATGGATTCGACCCTGCCTTTGCACCCGGCGTATCGCACCATGAACCTGGGGGACTTTCCTCAAGACAAGTGATCGACCTTATTCAAAATATCGATGCGCAAGTAATCGGCGCCGATATCGTAGAATACAATCCGAAGCGCGACTTCCAAAATATGACCGCCTTCCTAGCGGCAAAAATGATGAAGGAAATTATCGGGAAAATGTTAGAGATTTAG
- a CDS encoding LexA family protein yields MKIDLKGRLTHKSERHSAGVSQQSGFPSPATHYREPSINLHQELIGNSDATFFIRVCGHSLSEFNIMDNDVLIVDRSVPPTSNLLAVVIRDGNFEIIRIPKEGMTESMIFWGAIIYTIHRAR; encoded by the coding sequence ATGAAAATAGATTTAAAAGGAAGATTAACCCATAAAAGTGAGCGTCATTCCGCCGGAGTATCACAACAAAGTGGCTTCCCTAGTCCCGCCACTCACTACCGGGAGCCCAGCATTAATCTTCACCAGGAATTGATAGGAAACAGCGATGCCACTTTTTTCATTCGTGTATGCGGCCATTCACTTTCCGAATTCAACATTATGGACAATGATGTTCTTATCGTTGATCGATCCGTACCCCCGACCTCTAATCTTTTGGCGGTAGTAATAAGGGACGGCAATTTCGAAATCATTCGAATACCAAAGGAAGGCATGACCGAATCGATGATTTTTTGGGGTGCTATAATTTATACGATACACCGAGCGAGATGA
- a CDS encoding SH3 domain-containing protein translates to MKTSKFLLLLLLFTGIEFTVAQESYKVTAKSGLTIRKEPNANGQKIGKLEYGMVVNILEKTDFTLTVSDNGTQIRGNWVKVSFEHIPKIIAEESTGFVFDGYLELMDLKRTSTTVAGRKEFALYKLSSTEQTANGKVGFVSLTDAYNFRDNGNSMVIANEHLGEQEFKGDNYHVLEEPYRTRFLNSLSISETDSLFIYHFLSNGVFAAKVAAIPVVAKINPYGAQTPIQPNDYLVGFEIGEAQMRLEDVKDYFSTTSVYIGEENPFAKGQLRPVLWEKVAASRFPASKVVTQDSITAEIKPPNDTFEFTTKASRYLLQNLKKNDRLYARHLKVLSTENDSVLFDKIYDPGEGAALLTLNTVRNKKKNNRIAIWTGKLFKNRPPIITDLISHSFGCPLIYFLDSSEAPIYIRCDNRH, encoded by the coding sequence ATGAAAACATCCAAATTCCTCCTCCTTTTACTGCTGTTTACTGGAATAGAATTTACTGTAGCCCAAGAATCCTACAAAGTGACGGCAAAAAGCGGATTGACCATACGTAAAGAACCGAATGCCAATGGTCAAAAAATAGGGAAACTGGAATACGGAATGGTTGTGAACATTCTGGAAAAAACCGATTTTACGCTAACGGTATCCGACAATGGAACACAAATTCGAGGCAATTGGGTCAAAGTCTCGTTCGAACATATCCCAAAAATCATCGCTGAAGAGTCAACCGGTTTTGTGTTCGACGGTTATCTGGAGTTGATGGATTTAAAGAGGACTAGCACGACAGTAGCTGGCCGAAAAGAATTTGCATTATACAAACTTTCCAGTACGGAGCAAACTGCAAATGGGAAAGTCGGTTTTGTTTCCCTTACCGATGCGTACAACTTCCGAGATAATGGCAATTCTATGGTTATTGCCAACGAACATTTGGGTGAACAGGAATTCAAAGGTGACAACTATCATGTTTTGGAAGAGCCGTATCGAACCAGGTTTTTGAACAGTTTAAGTATCTCGGAAACGGATTCCTTGTTCATTTATCACTTCTTATCGAATGGCGTATTTGCAGCTAAGGTCGCAGCGATACCTGTGGTGGCGAAAATCAACCCGTACGGTGCTCAAACTCCAATACAACCGAATGACTATCTGGTCGGATTCGAAATCGGGGAAGCCCAAATGCGTTTGGAAGACGTTAAAGATTATTTTTCGACCACTTCGGTCTATATCGGTGAAGAGAACCCCTTCGCGAAAGGGCAGTTGAGACCCGTGCTTTGGGAAAAAGTAGCCGCCAGTCGTTTCCCTGCATCGAAGGTGGTAACGCAAGACTCGATAACCGCCGAAATAAAACCGCCAAACGATACTTTTGAATTCACGACGAAGGCATCACGGTATTTGCTCCAGAATCTTAAAAAGAACGACAGATTATATGCCAGACATCTTAAAGTCTTGTCTACCGAAAATGACTCCGTCTTATTCGATAAAATCTATGACCCTGGGGAGGGTGCCGCCTTATTGACTTTGAATACCGTGCGTAATAAGAAAAAAAACAATCGAATAGCCATTTGGACCGGTAAGCTCTTTAAGAATAGACCTCCCATTATTACCGATCTTATCAGCCATTCCTTTGGTTGCCCCCTTATTTATTTTTTAGATTCATCCGAGGCACCTATTTACATACGCTGCGACAACCGACATTGA